One Tachysurus vachellii isolate PV-2020 chromosome 18, HZAU_Pvac_v1, whole genome shotgun sequence DNA segment encodes these proteins:
- the prmt1 gene encoding protein arginine N-methyltransferase 1 isoform X1, whose product MVRSRAEQLQPFIRQMAEIADRMEVSELQLHKERPGVLVSQGESSEKPAAEDMTSKDYYFDSYAHFGIHEEMLKDEVRTLTYRNSMFHNKHLFKDKVVLDVGSGTGILCMFAAKAGAKKVIGIECSSISDYAVKIVKANKLDHIVSIIKGKVEEVELPVDHVDIIISEWMGYCLFYESMLNTVIYARDKWLKPDGLIFPDRATLYITAIEDRQYKDYKIHWWENVYGFDMSCIKEVAIKEPLVDVVDPKQLVSSSCLVKEVDIYTVKIEDLSFTSPFCLQVKRNDYIHALVTYFNIEFTRCHKRTGFSTSPESPYTHWKQTVFYLDDYLTVKTGEEIFGTISMKPNIKNNRDLDFTVDIDFKGQLCEMSKTLEYRMR is encoded by the exons ATGGTGCGTAGCCGCGCTGAACAACTCCAACCATTCATCAGGCAAATGGCGGAGATCGCGGACAGGATGGAGGTGAGCGAGCTGCAGCTACACAAAGAGCGGCCCGGCGTGCTG GTGTCACAGGGAGAGAGCTCAGAGAAGCCTGCTGCTGAGGACATGACGTCCAAGGACTACTACTTTGACTCTTATGCTCACTTCGGGATCCATGAG GAGATGCTGAAGGATGAAGTCCGCACCCTTACCTACAGAAACTCCATGTTCCACAACAAGCACCTGTTCAAGGACAAGGTGGTGCTGGACGTGGGCAGTGGCACCGGCATCCTGTGCATGTTTGCAGCCAAGGCAGGGGCCAAGAAAGTCATAGGC ATTGAGTGCAGCAGTATATCTGACTATGCAGTGAAAATCGTCAAGGCCAACAAGCTGGATCACA TTGTGAGCATTATAAAGGGTaaggtggaggaggtggagctTCCTGTGGATCATGTAGACATCATCATCTCTGAGTGGATGGGTTACTGCCTGTTCTACGAGTCCATGCTCAACACGGTCATCTACGCCCGGGACAAGTGGCTG AAACCTGATGGACTGATTTTCCCAGACAGAgccacactgtacatcactgctATCGAGGATCGGCAGTACAAGGACTATAAAATCCACT GGTGGGAGAACGTGTACGGCttcgacatgtcctgcattaaGGAGGTGGCCATCAAGGAGCCGCTGGTGGACGTCGTAGATCCTAAACAGCTCGTCAGCAGTTCCTGCCTTGTCAAG gaggtGGACATCTACACAGTGAAGATTGAGGACCTGTCCTTCACATCACCCTTCTGCCTGCAGGTGAAGAGGAATGACTACATTCACGCTCTGGTCACTTACTTCAACATCGAGTTCACACGCTGCCACAAGAGAACCGGCTTCTCCACCA GTCCAGAGTCTCCCTACACCCACTGGAAGCAGACTGTCTTTTATCTGGATGATTATCTGACTGTGAAGACAGGAGAGGAGATCTTTGGCACCATCAGCATGAAACCCAACATCAAGAACAAT AGAGACCTGGACTTCACTGTAGACATTGACTTCAAGGGTCAGCTCTGTGAGATGTCCAAGACCTTGGAGTACAGGATGCGCTaa
- the prl gene encoding prolactin: MKRMARCCNCSRLYLTVTVMMCVLIFTEGVSLNDLLDRASQLSDKLHSLSTSLTNDLDSHFPSVGGKLMKPSMCHTSSLQIPNDKDQALIIPENELLSLVRSLLMAWSDPLALLSSEATNLPHPERSSINTKTRELQDHTNSLGVGLERLVRKMGSSPESLSSLPFNSNDLGQDNVSRLVNFHFLLSCFRRDSHKIDSFLKVLRCRASKMLPEMC, translated from the exons atgaagagGATGGCTCGATGCTGTAACTGCAGCAGACTGTACCTGACAG tgacgGTGATGATGTGTGTCCTCATCTTCACTGAGGGAGTCAGTCTGAACGACCTGCTGGACCGAGCATCACAACTCTCTGACAAACTGCATTCACTCAGCACCTCGCTCACCAATGAcctg GACTCTCACTTCCCCTCAGTAGGAGGAAAGCTGATGAAGCCGTCCATGTGCCACACCTCGTCCCTACAGATCCCCAATGATAAAGATCAAGCCCTCATTATACCG GAGAACGAGCTCCTGTCTCTGGTTCGCTCTCTGCTCATGGCCTGGTCAGATCCTCTCGCTCTGCTGTCATCAGAGGCCACCAATCTGCCCCACCCTGAGCGCAGCTCCATCAACACCAAAACCAGAGAGCTGCAGGACCACACCAACAGCCTGGGGGTCGGCCTCGAGCGCCTCGTCCGCAAG ATGGGTTCATCCCCCGAGTCTCTGTCCTCTCTACCATTCAACAGTAATGACCTGGGGCAGGACAACGTCTCTCGCCTGGTCAACTTCCACTTCCTGCTGTCGTGTTTCCGCAGAGACTCACACAAGATCGACAGTTTCCTCAAAGTGCTGCGCTGCAGAGCTTCTAAGATGCTTCCAGAGATGTGCTGA
- the prmt1 gene encoding protein arginine N-methyltransferase 1 isoform X2 has protein sequence MVRSRAEQLQPFIRQMAEIADRMEVSQGESSEKPAAEDMTSKDYYFDSYAHFGIHEEMLKDEVRTLTYRNSMFHNKHLFKDKVVLDVGSGTGILCMFAAKAGAKKVIGIECSSISDYAVKIVKANKLDHIVSIIKGKVEEVELPVDHVDIIISEWMGYCLFYESMLNTVIYARDKWLKPDGLIFPDRATLYITAIEDRQYKDYKIHWWENVYGFDMSCIKEVAIKEPLVDVVDPKQLVSSSCLVKEVDIYTVKIEDLSFTSPFCLQVKRNDYIHALVTYFNIEFTRCHKRTGFSTSPESPYTHWKQTVFYLDDYLTVKTGEEIFGTISMKPNIKNNRDLDFTVDIDFKGQLCEMSKTLEYRMR, from the exons ATGGTGCGTAGCCGCGCTGAACAACTCCAACCATTCATCAGGCAAATGGCGGAGATCGCGGACAGGATGGAG GTGTCACAGGGAGAGAGCTCAGAGAAGCCTGCTGCTGAGGACATGACGTCCAAGGACTACTACTTTGACTCTTATGCTCACTTCGGGATCCATGAG GAGATGCTGAAGGATGAAGTCCGCACCCTTACCTACAGAAACTCCATGTTCCACAACAAGCACCTGTTCAAGGACAAGGTGGTGCTGGACGTGGGCAGTGGCACCGGCATCCTGTGCATGTTTGCAGCCAAGGCAGGGGCCAAGAAAGTCATAGGC ATTGAGTGCAGCAGTATATCTGACTATGCAGTGAAAATCGTCAAGGCCAACAAGCTGGATCACA TTGTGAGCATTATAAAGGGTaaggtggaggaggtggagctTCCTGTGGATCATGTAGACATCATCATCTCTGAGTGGATGGGTTACTGCCTGTTCTACGAGTCCATGCTCAACACGGTCATCTACGCCCGGGACAAGTGGCTG AAACCTGATGGACTGATTTTCCCAGACAGAgccacactgtacatcactgctATCGAGGATCGGCAGTACAAGGACTATAAAATCCACT GGTGGGAGAACGTGTACGGCttcgacatgtcctgcattaaGGAGGTGGCCATCAAGGAGCCGCTGGTGGACGTCGTAGATCCTAAACAGCTCGTCAGCAGTTCCTGCCTTGTCAAG gaggtGGACATCTACACAGTGAAGATTGAGGACCTGTCCTTCACATCACCCTTCTGCCTGCAGGTGAAGAGGAATGACTACATTCACGCTCTGGTCACTTACTTCAACATCGAGTTCACACGCTGCCACAAGAGAACCGGCTTCTCCACCA GTCCAGAGTCTCCCTACACCCACTGGAAGCAGACTGTCTTTTATCTGGATGATTATCTGACTGTGAAGACAGGAGAGGAGATCTTTGGCACCATCAGCATGAAACCCAACATCAAGAACAAT AGAGACCTGGACTTCACTGTAGACATTGACTTCAAGGGTCAGCTCTGTGAGATGTCCAAGACCTTGGAGTACAGGATGCGCTaa